In the Pontibacillus yanchengensis genome, one interval contains:
- the gyrA gene encoding DNA gyrase subunit A, producing MVDQQRPQVQEINISQEMKTSFMDYAMSVIVSRALPDVRDGLKPVHRRILYAMHDLGMHSDKAYKKSARIVGEVIGKYHPHGDSAVYDSMVRMAQDFNFRYMLVDGHGNFGSVDGDAAAAMRYTEARMSKISMEILRDINKDTIDYDDNYDGTEREPLVLPARFPNLLVNGASGIAVGMATNIPPHHLGEIIDAVLAVSKDGDITIDELITDYVQGPDFPTAGQILGRSGIRKAYETGKGSLTVRAKVEIEEQANGKSKLLVSELPFQVNKAKLIEKIAELVRDKKIEGITDLRDESDRDGLRVVIELRRDVNPNVVLNNLYKQTALQTSFGINMLALENGQPKVLNLKQCLEHYLDHQKVVIRRRTEYELRKAEARAHILEGLRIALDHIDEIITLIRESQTTDIAKEGLMTNYELSDKQAQAILDMRLQRLTGLEREKIEDEYQELVNLIAELKAILADNEKVLEIIREELTEIKERFNDTRRTEIITGGTDFIEDEDLIPEETIVVTVTHQGYVKRLPASTYRSQRRGGRGVQGMGTNEDDFVEHLLSTSTHNTLLFFTNKGKVYRAKGYEVPEFSRTAKGIPIINLLEIEKGEWVNAVIAVEDFVDDWYLFFTTKHGISKRTTLSQFANIRRGGLIALGLREDDELISVRLTDGSKHIMIGTKGGYVIRFPEEDVRTMGRTAAGVKGISLRDGDEVVSMEMIEDGLQVLNVTTKGFGKRTPANEYRITGRGGKGIRSCNLTDKNGEVVTVKSVIGDEDIMIITESGVLIRMPVESISQTGRNTQGVRLIRLQDDEEVATVAQIENKEDDEEEDTAVQSSETLEENDTISDQQESTEEE from the coding sequence ATGGTGGATCAACAACGTCCCCAGGTACAAGAAATAAACATTAGCCAAGAAATGAAAACATCCTTTATGGATTATGCGATGAGTGTAATTGTGTCCCGTGCTTTACCTGATGTTCGTGATGGGTTAAAGCCGGTACATAGACGGATTTTGTATGCAATGCATGACCTTGGGATGCACTCAGATAAAGCCTATAAGAAGTCCGCTCGTATCGTAGGTGAAGTAATTGGTAAGTATCACCCACATGGTGACTCTGCTGTGTATGATTCCATGGTACGTATGGCGCAAGATTTCAACTTCCGTTACATGCTCGTAGATGGACATGGAAACTTTGGTTCTGTTGATGGTGATGCTGCAGCAGCCATGCGTTATACAGAAGCTCGTATGTCCAAAATTTCAATGGAAATTTTACGCGATATTAATAAAGATACCATCGATTATGACGATAACTATGATGGCACAGAAAGAGAACCACTAGTGTTACCAGCACGCTTTCCTAATTTACTCGTAAATGGAGCAAGTGGTATCGCAGTAGGGATGGCAACCAATATCCCTCCCCATCACTTAGGTGAAATCATAGATGCAGTGTTAGCTGTGAGTAAAGACGGTGATATTACCATCGATGAACTCATTACAGATTATGTGCAAGGTCCAGATTTTCCAACAGCCGGTCAAATTCTTGGACGGAGCGGTATAAGGAAAGCTTATGAAACAGGTAAAGGGTCTCTTACAGTCCGAGCAAAAGTAGAGATTGAAGAGCAAGCAAATGGAAAATCAAAATTGCTTGTATCAGAGTTACCTTTCCAAGTCAATAAAGCCAAACTAATTGAAAAAATTGCTGAGCTTGTTCGTGATAAGAAAATTGAAGGCATTACAGACCTTAGAGATGAGTCCGACCGTGACGGGTTACGTGTTGTAATTGAACTTCGTCGTGATGTGAATCCGAATGTCGTACTAAATAACCTATATAAACAAACAGCTCTCCAAACCTCTTTTGGCATTAACATGCTTGCTCTTGAAAATGGTCAACCAAAAGTATTGAATTTAAAGCAATGTCTTGAGCATTACCTTGATCACCAGAAAGTTGTGATTCGTCGTAGAACGGAATATGAGTTAAGAAAAGCAGAGGCTCGAGCTCATATACTAGAAGGTTTACGTATTGCGCTTGATCATATTGACGAAATTATTACGCTTATTCGCGAGTCTCAAACAACCGATATTGCCAAAGAAGGCTTAATGACGAATTATGAACTAAGCGATAAGCAAGCACAAGCTATTTTAGACATGCGTTTACAACGCTTAACAGGTCTAGAACGTGAAAAGATTGAAGATGAGTATCAAGAGTTAGTTAATTTAATTGCGGAGTTGAAAGCAATTCTAGCAGATAATGAAAAAGTTCTTGAAATTATTCGTGAAGAACTAACCGAAATAAAAGAGCGTTTTAACGATACACGTCGTACTGAAATTATTACAGGTGGAACAGACTTTATTGAAGATGAAGACTTAATTCCTGAAGAAACAATTGTCGTTACGGTAACGCACCAAGGTTACGTAAAACGGTTACCAGCATCTACGTATCGTTCGCAACGACGCGGAGGACGTGGTGTACAGGGAATGGGTACGAATGAGGATGATTTCGTAGAGCATCTTCTATCTACTTCCACGCACAACACCTTACTGTTCTTTACAAACAAAGGAAAAGTCTATCGAGCAAAAGGATATGAAGTCCCTGAGTTTAGTCGAACAGCAAAAGGAATTCCGATTATTAATCTATTAGAGATTGAAAAAGGAGAATGGGTGAACGCTGTTATTGCGGTTGAAGACTTTGTGGATGACTGGTACCTATTCTTTACAACGAAGCACGGGATCTCAAAACGTACAACATTATCACAGTTTGCCAATATCCGACGTGGAGGACTTATTGCACTAGGCCTTCGAGAAGATGATGAGTTAATTTCCGTACGGTTAACGGATGGCTCCAAGCATATTATGATTGGAACAAAAGGTGGATATGTCATTCGCTTCCCTGAGGAAGATGTTCGGACGATGGGAAGAACAGCAGCTGGTGTGAAAGGAATATCCTTACGAGATGGCGATGAAGTGGTTTCCATGGAAATGATCGAAGATGGTCTTCAGGTCCTTAACGTTACCACGAAAGGCTTCGGTAAACGTACTCCAGCAAATGAGTATCGTATTACTGGCAGGGGCGGAAAAGGGATTCGTTCCTGCAACTTAACCGATAAAAATGGGGAAGTAGTTACGGTCAAATCTGTCATAGGTGATGAGGATATTATGATTATCACAGAAAGTGGCGTCCTTATCCGTATGCCTGTTGAAAGTATCTCTCAAACAGGCCGTAATACGCAAGGTGTTCGTTTGATACGTCTACAAGATGACGAAGAGGTTGCAACGGTAGCACAAATCGAAAACAAAGAAGATGATGAAGAGGAAGATACAGCAGTTCAGTCTAGTGAAACATTAGAGGAAAATGACACGATTTCAGACCAACAAGAATCTACAGAAGAAGAGTAA
- the gyrB gene encoding DNA topoisomerase (ATP-hydrolyzing) subunit B — protein sequence MTMEDKLSEQQAYDESQIQVLEGLEAVRKRPGMYIGSTNEKGLHHLVWEIVDNSIDEALAGYCDHITVTIEEDNSITVTDNGRGIPVGMHKKANRPAVEVILTVLHAGGKFGGGSYKVSGGLHGVGASVVNALSSKLEVFVHLDGQIYYQSYQRGVPDEDLKVIGETDITGTRIQFKPDTEIFTETIDYQFETLSNRIRELAFLNKGLKISISDKRDNENETKDFYYEGGIVSYVEHLNRTREGLHEPVYVESESENISVEVALQYNDGFVSNIYSFANNIHTYEGGTHESGFKTALTRVINDYARRNNMFKENDPNLTGDDVREGLTAIISIKHPDPQFEGQTKTKLGNSEARTVTDNIFNERFSKFLFENPNTAKKVVEKGLMASRARAAAKKARELTRRKNALEISNLPGKLADCSTKDPNIGELYVVEGDSAGGSAKQGRDRHFQAILPLRGKIINVEKARLDKILSNNEVRSIITALGTGIGDEFDISKARYHKIVIMTDADVDGAHIRTLLLTFFYRYMRPLLEHGYVYIAQPPLYKIQQGKAIYYAFNDKEMETKLAELSKTPKPSLQRYKGLGEMNPEQLWETTMDPETRTLLQVELEDAIEADEIFEILMGDKVEPRRNFIQDNAQYVKNLDV from the coding sequence ATGACGATGGAAGATAAATTATCTGAACAACAAGCTTATGATGAAAGCCAAATACAAGTGCTTGAAGGGTTAGAAGCGGTACGAAAGCGACCCGGAATGTATATTGGCTCTACTAACGAAAAAGGTCTCCATCACTTAGTTTGGGAGATCGTCGATAATAGTATTGACGAGGCGTTAGCTGGTTACTGTGATCATATTACTGTGACGATTGAGGAAGACAACAGTATTACGGTTACTGATAATGGACGTGGTATTCCTGTTGGTATGCACAAAAAAGCGAATCGGCCAGCTGTAGAGGTTATTTTAACCGTTCTGCACGCAGGTGGTAAATTCGGTGGTGGAAGCTACAAAGTATCAGGTGGCTTACACGGTGTTGGTGCTTCGGTAGTGAACGCCCTCTCCAGTAAACTAGAAGTGTTTGTCCATTTGGATGGTCAAATTTACTATCAAAGTTATCAACGTGGTGTTCCTGATGAGGATTTGAAAGTAATCGGGGAGACGGATATCACGGGAACTCGTATTCAATTTAAACCAGATACAGAAATCTTTACGGAAACGATTGACTACCAATTTGAAACACTTTCCAATCGAATTCGTGAGCTAGCCTTTTTGAACAAAGGCTTGAAGATTTCAATCAGTGACAAGCGCGATAATGAAAATGAAACGAAAGACTTTTACTACGAGGGTGGTATTGTCTCTTACGTTGAACACTTAAATCGTACTCGAGAAGGTTTACATGAACCTGTGTACGTAGAGAGTGAAAGCGAGAATATAAGTGTGGAAGTAGCCCTTCAATACAACGATGGATTTGTTAGTAACATCTACTCTTTTGCTAACAATATTCACACCTATGAAGGCGGTACACACGAATCTGGCTTTAAAACGGCTCTAACGAGAGTGATTAACGATTATGCTCGTCGAAATAACATGTTTAAAGAAAACGATCCGAACTTAACAGGAGATGATGTTCGTGAAGGACTTACGGCTATTATCTCAATTAAGCATCCGGACCCACAGTTTGAGGGACAAACGAAGACGAAGTTAGGCAATAGTGAAGCTCGAACCGTTACGGACAATATTTTCAATGAACGCTTTTCGAAATTCTTATTCGAGAACCCGAACACAGCGAAGAAAGTTGTTGAAAAAGGATTAATGGCTTCACGAGCTCGTGCTGCAGCTAAGAAGGCACGAGAACTAACACGTCGTAAGAACGCTCTGGAAATTTCTAATCTACCAGGAAAATTGGCTGACTGTTCGACGAAAGATCCGAACATTGGCGAATTGTACGTCGTAGAGGGCGACTCTGCAGGTGGCTCAGCTAAGCAGGGGCGTGACCGACATTTCCAGGCTATCCTTCCGCTACGAGGAAAAATTATTAACGTAGAAAAAGCTCGTCTAGATAAAATCCTATCAAATAATGAGGTTCGCTCTATTATTACTGCCCTTGGAACAGGAATTGGAGACGAGTTTGACATTTCCAAAGCTCGCTATCACAAGATTGTGATTATGACAGATGCTGATGTAGACGGTGCTCATATTCGAACATTGCTGCTTACATTCTTTTATCGTTATATGCGTCCACTGCTAGAGCATGGCTATGTTTATATTGCACAGCCACCGTTGTACAAAATTCAACAAGGCAAAGCGATATATTATGCCTTTAACGACAAAGAGATGGAAACGAAATTAGCAGAATTATCGAAGACGCCTAAGCCTAGCTTACAGCGTTACAAGGGTTTAGGTGAGATGAACCCTGAACAGCTATGGGAAACAACCATGGACCCTGAGACAAGGACTCTACTACAAGTAGAATTAGAAGATGCCATTGAAGCGGATGAAATCTTTGAGATTCTAATGGGGGATAAAGTAGAACCTCGTCGAAACTTTATTCAAGATAATGCCCAATACGTTAAAAATTTAGATGTGTAA
- the remB gene encoding extracellular matrix regulator RemB: MFIHIGEDHVIESHDVISIIDYELFSSSSIVEEMIMNQRNNQRVFESPNAEAKSIVITKDYIYFSPLSVLTLKKRANITTTLNKMEDFSDGFSE; encoded by the coding sequence TTGTTTATCCATATTGGGGAAGATCATGTGATTGAATCGCATGATGTGATATCCATAATTGATTACGAATTATTCTCTTCCTCCTCAATCGTAGAAGAAATGATTATGAATCAAAGAAATAATCAACGAGTTTTTGAGTCTCCAAATGCCGAAGCAAAGTCAATTGTTATTACGAAAGACTATATATATTTCAGTCCGTTATCCGTTCTTACGTTAAAGAAACGTGCCAACATCACGACAACGTTAAACAAGATGGAAGATTTCTCTGATGGTTTTTCTGAATAG
- the recF gene encoding DNA replication/repair protein RecF (All proteins in this family for which functions are known are DNA-binding proteins that assist the filamentation of RecA onto DNA for the initiation of recombination or recombinational repair.), which translates to MHIEDIALKQYRNYQDIHLTFDDKVNVIIGENAQGKTNLMEAIYVLAFSKSHRTPRDKELIMWDAEYAKIRGSVYKRKRKFPMEIVVSTKGKKAKLNHLEQKRLSDYIGALNVVMFAPEDLNLVKGSPQVRRRFIDMEIGQIQPAYIYHLGQYQKILKQRNHLLKDYQRKQNMDPTMLQVLTEQLIEHAATIVQRRFKFLHLLRQWAKPIHEGISRQLENLEIAYDASLDVSEDMDLSKMVKVFQDKFAEVERREIERGTTLVGPHRDDLIFYVNGKDVQTYGSQGQQRTTALSLKLAEIELIHNEVGEYPILLLDDVLSELDDFRQSHLLHTIQGKVQTFVSTTSVDGIEHETLEQADIFYVDQGHVTKEK; encoded by the coding sequence ATGCATATCGAAGACATAGCATTAAAACAATATAGAAATTACCAAGATATCCACTTAACCTTTGATGACAAAGTGAATGTAATCATTGGCGAAAATGCGCAGGGTAAAACGAATTTGATGGAGGCAATCTATGTCTTAGCATTTTCTAAATCGCATCGAACACCACGTGATAAAGAACTTATCATGTGGGATGCAGAATATGCTAAAATAAGAGGGAGTGTGTATAAAAGAAAACGTAAATTCCCGATGGAAATTGTTGTCTCGACTAAAGGCAAGAAAGCAAAACTGAATCACTTGGAACAGAAGCGCTTGAGTGATTACATTGGAGCGCTTAATGTTGTGATGTTTGCACCTGAAGACTTGAACCTAGTCAAAGGCAGTCCTCAGGTTCGTCGTCGTTTTATCGATATGGAGATTGGTCAAATACAACCTGCATACATTTACCATTTAGGACAATACCAGAAGATCCTAAAGCAGCGGAATCATTTGCTAAAGGACTATCAGCGTAAACAGAATATGGATCCGACGATGTTGCAGGTGTTAACGGAGCAATTAATTGAACATGCTGCAACGATTGTACAGCGTAGGTTTAAATTTCTCCATTTGCTTAGACAATGGGCAAAACCTATTCATGAAGGAATTAGCAGACAGCTAGAAAACTTAGAAATTGCATATGATGCCTCTCTAGATGTATCAGAGGATATGGATTTGTCCAAAATGGTAAAGGTATTTCAAGATAAATTTGCGGAAGTAGAACGTAGAGAGATAGAGCGAGGAACAACGCTCGTTGGTCCCCACCGTGATGATTTGATCTTTTATGTAAACGGAAAAGATGTACAAACTTATGGATCTCAGGGGCAACAACGTACAACTGCTCTATCATTAAAGCTAGCTGAAATTGAATTAATCCATAATGAAGTAGGAGAATATCCAATTCTCTTATTGGATGATGTATTAAGTGAATTAGATGATTTCAGACAGTCTCATCTTTTGCATACGATTCAAGGCAAGGTCCAAACCTTTGTGTCTACAACGAGTGTGGATGGTATTGAGCACGAAACACTAGAGCAAGCAGATATATTCTACGTAGATCAAGGTCATGTTACCAAGGAGAAATGA
- the yaaA gene encoding S4 domain-containing protein YaaA, producing the protein MHKRIEIETDMIQLGQFLQLANVIESGGMAKWFLSEFPVFVNGEEETRRGKKLGVGDVVEIEGEGSYTVVKEE; encoded by the coding sequence ATGCATAAACGTATTGAGATTGAAACGGATATGATTCAACTCGGACAATTTTTACAATTAGCTAATGTCATTGAATCAGGTGGAATGGCAAAGTGGTTTTTATCTGAATTCCCAGTTTTTGTAAATGGCGAAGAAGAAACACGTCGTGGTAAAAAACTAGGCGTTGGAGATGTTGTAGAAATTGAAGGTGAGGGAAGCTATACCGTTGTAAAAGAGGAATAA